The Dehalococcoidia bacterium genome contains the following window.
CGGGAAGGCTTCAAAATACCCATCCCCCTGGTTGAAGGACCGACCAGCAGAAGGTCTTCTTGATCTCTGGGTTTCACCTCTGCCCTGGCGCGATTGACAGTATCCACAAAAGCCTCGATACGAGTGGCGATTCCAGCATCAGCACTGTGTTCATCCACCTCCAGGACCAGACAAGGGTCTCCTTCCATAGTATCTTCAAGATACTTCATGAAGAAGGCATCGGGCCCACAGCCATAGTTGGTAATCAAGATCGGGTTCAGGCTCCGGTGCTCCCTGGCAAGCATCGCTGCCCGAAGCAGATTCTGTTCGTTCTTCCAGACCAGGTTGGCATAATGAAGCGGCAGGCTGACCTGATCCAGCGCCAGCATGTCGAAGGGGATGGCCAGCACACCCATCTTCCGCAGTTTCCTGGGGATATTCAGGTTCAAGCCGACATCATGGACATTATAGGGCTTGCCGATCACCACCACCGCCTCGTTTTCACGGCTCAAGCTTTGCAGCACTTCCCGGCCTCTCTGCTGGCACTTTTGATAAAACTCCCGCTGCGCCTTCAAGCCAAGGTCCGCTGCCCTCGCTGTATCCCTGGGATTCTTGCCAAACTCTTTCCCCAGCTTCCGCATCTGCTGTCTGATATCTTTTTCGCCCTTCGCTATATGGATCGTGGGACTGAGAATACTCACCTGATCCTCGAAGGCAGGCTTGAGGATGAAAGGAATGCCCTGGATATAGGGACAATTATAGCTCCGATCACAATCATCTGCCGGCTTTTGAAGATCGATAACGCTGGGCAGGAACACGAAATCAACGCCCTTCTCGATCAGGTCCTGCACATGCCCGTAAGCCACCTTGACCGGATAACACATCTCGGCCAGAACCTGCTGCAACCCCTTGTTGATCAGCTTCCGGTTGGTCCTGTCCGAGATCACCACCCGGAACCCCAACTCCTGGAAGAACGTGCTCCACAGGGGTAAATGTTCGTAGAACATCAGCATCCGGGGAATGCCGATAGTGACCGAAGCCGAGCCCTTTTGATCCTCCTGGCAATAGCCCAGGAGCAACTCCTCCCTTTCCTTGAACAGGTCCGGCAAGTCCTTCAACTGCTCTTTTCCCCGCCTGACTTCGTATCGATCGCAAATGCCGCCGTAGAAAGATTCTAAATCGCCGCCGATGAGCGCCCTTTTCACCTCGCAGTGGTTGGGGCAATGGGGACACTCGAAGGATTGCACCTGATAGGTCCTGCCTCTAAGATCAAACCCCACGAATTTGCTCGGCTGCTGGCTTTCCCTTTGCCTGGCAATCAGGGCAGCGCCAATCGCTCCGGTCACATTGAAATGCTCAGGGATAGTGACAGGCTTGCCAAGGATATTTTCAAAAGCGGCGGCCACACTCTTATTGGCGGCTACGCCGCCCTGGAAGTATATCCGCTCGCCGATCTTTTTGTTTCCCACCACCTTTTCAATGAAGTTGAACGCCACGGAATAGGAAAGCCCGGCGATTAGCTCGGCTCTGGGCAAGCCTGCCTGCTGATGGTGAATCAGGTCCGACTCCATGAAAACAGTGCATCGGGTGCCCAGATCGGCGGGCCGCATTGCCGCCAAAGCCTGATCACTGAACTCTTCGATCCTGATACCCAATCGGGCGGCCTGTTCCTGGAGGAAAGAGCCAGTGCCGGCCGCACAAACCTTGTTCATCTCGAAATCGACCACCGACCCGTTTTTCAGCGCGATATATTTGGAATCCTGGCCCCCGATCTCGAAGATGGTGTCCACGGTTTTGTCGATCTCGATTGTGGCTCTCGACTGGGCAGTGATTTCGTTGACCACCACGTCCGCGCCGACGAAATCGCCCACAAAATAGCGTCCGCTGCCGGTGACACCCACTCCCATCACTTCCACCCCGCCTTCGATTCCCCGGGCGATATCCAGCAATCCCTTCTTGACCGACTCGATGGGCTCGCCTTCCGTCATCAGATATCGCTTGCGCAGGAGCCTCTTGTTGATGTCAAGGACAACGATATTAGTGCTCGCCGCCCCCACATCGATTCCTAGATAAACCTTCTCTTTGGGTCTCTCCAGGGATTGAATATCATTGGGCGCGGGCTTGAGACCATCTCCCATCCATACCAAACGCTTCAGATAGCCTTGTTTGGATTCACCAGCGGTAAGGGCAATATGCCGCTTCAGATATTCTATCCCCTGGCGCATATCCATCGGAGAGCTCTTGCCCTTCTCCAGGGCCATGATTGCCGATCCGATAGCCCCCATGATAAGGAAATGCTCCGGTATTCTGAGTTCTCCCGGTTGAAGCTCCAGCAGGTCTTCGAAGGCTCTGACGACGCCTTGGTTAGCCGCCACTCCGCCCTGGAAGGCAATGGGTTTGGCGAATTTCCTGCCCTTGCCCAGATTACTGATATAGTTCCTCGCCAGCGCATAGCAAAGGCCGGCCACGATATCGTGTTTCGGGGTGCCTTCCTGCTGGAGATGCACCATGTCCGATTTGGCAAAAACGCTGCACCGGCCGGCAACGATCGAGGGCCTTTCCGATCTCAGAGCCAACTCTCCGAATTCCCTATCGATAGAGACCCCGAGGCGGTAAGCTTGCTGATCCAAGAAGGAACCCGTTCCCGCAGCACAAATCTCGTTCAGGGCATGATCGACAATGACCGGCGTCCCCTTCCTTTTGTCAAAGTCCAGGAAAATCAGCTTCGAGTCCTGACCGCCGATCTCGATAACCGTCCTGGTATCCGGGTGGAAGTGTCCCACAGCTCTTGCCTGGGTGATAATCTCGTTCTCCTTAGCCACATCCAGGATGTGGGCAATCAGGTCGCGTCCGCTACCCGTAGCCACCACCCCGCTGATGCAAGGAAACGGATCAGCGAGCTTTTTGAAAGCCTCAAGCAACACCGGGACAGGTTGTCCCCTGGTGCGTTCATAAAGGCTGGTCAGAAGCCTGCAACGTTCGTCGATAACGGCAATGTTCAGACTGACCGAGCCGACATCGATTCCCATGAATAGGTCGCCGCGCTCGGCCGTCCTACTCTGCTCATAATCAGGCATGGTATTGTCCCTCAAGCTCATCTTCTCCGACAGTATGCAGATGGGTGTCTACTATCCCCATTATCATACTCCTGACTTTATCGTGCAAGCTTATACTTCCACCTTCTGTGATCGGCACTCAACCACGGCATACCTCATGATGCTATCTTGCCCATATTCTCTTTCACGTTCTCGGTAACTTTTGTCTTGAAGCAAACATCTTTGCCTTCGATAAACAAAATAGATCGGTCCAACGTATTGCAATATGTGGTGAACTGTGGTAGACTGTGGGTCAAAGTGGGGAGGATATCCTTTCTATTATGCTATCAGGCGAGTACGAACACAGGCTGGACCAGAAGGGACGAGTAGCCATCCCTGTCAAGCTCCGTAAAGAATTTCCGAACGGTCTGGTGATTACACGCGGTTTTGATCAATGCATAGTAGCCTATGCCCCGGAAGAATGGCAAAAGGTTTCGGATAAACTGTCCAGTCTTCCCACCACGCTCGATAAGAACCGAAGGCTGATCCGGCACGTCATCGGCGGCGCCTTTGACATTGAACTCGATGGACAAGGGCGCATCGCACTCCCCGCTACGTTACGACAGTATGCCCAGATCAAAGATACCGTCATCATGTCTGGAAACCGCATATGTCTGGAGATCTGGAGCAAAGAGGTTTGGGAGAGAGATCAGATGCTGACCCCTGAGCAAGCCCACCAATTAGCTGAAACAATGGAGCTGCGTTAGTGGGACAACACCACATACCCGTAATGCTCCAGGAAACCATTGAAGCGCTACGGGTTGAGCCCGGAGGGCGCTACATTGATTGCACGGTGGGAGAGGGAGGCCATTCAACAGCGATCTTGGATCGGAGTGCTCCGGGAGGACAACTCCTCGGTTTTGATGCCGACCCCCAGGCCATAAAAGCAGCCCAAAATTCGCTTCGGCATCATGGTAAATCCGTACTTCTGGTTAATGAAAATTTCAACCGCCTGGAGGAGATCGCCACCAGGCATCAATTTCGTCCCGTTCACGGCATCCTGTTCGACCTCGGCATGTCCTCTTCACAGCTCGCACAGGAAGGCCGGGGATTCAGCTTCCAGGAAGACGCCCCTCTGGATATGAGGTTTAGCCCCAGCCAGGATATCACTGCCGCTCAGATCGTTAACGATCTCCCTGAAAACGACCTGGCGATGCTGATCTGGAGTTATGGGGAAGAACCCAGAAGTCGAAGAATCGCCAAGCGTATCGTTGAAAATCGTCCGGTTCGAACCACTCTCGAACTGGCCGAAATCGTGACCAAAGCCATCAATGGAGAGAGAGGAAGGATCCATCCTGCAACCAGAACCTTTCAAGCATTGCGAATAGCAGTCAACCGAGAGATAGAAAATCTCAGGTCGGCACTGGAACAGGCAATAAACCTGCTCGGATTGGGCGGTAGACTAGTGGTCATCAGTTTTCATTCGCTGGAGGATCGACCGGTCAAGGAATTCTTGAGTCGTGAGTCAAAAACATGTATCTGCCCTCCGGAAACGCCCTTATGTATCTGCGGACATACGCCCAGAATGAAACTGATCAGTAAAGGGGTTATCAAACCCACTGCAGAGGAAATCGCAGCCAATCCAAGGAGTCGAAGCGCAAAAATGAGAGTCGCCGAACGTATAGATAATTTTAAATAAAAGGGGGATGAGAAAATGTAGAAACGGGCTTATTCCCCGCAAGCACAGTAAATCTGAAACGAAGGAGGAGGAACGTTATGGCAAAAACTTTTGCCGCAATAGATGTAGGCACTAGCAAAATCACTAGTGTCATGGCAACTCTTGGTGATAAAGACACCATCCAGATTCTTGGCGTTGGCGTTGTCCCGTCCGCCGGGGTTACCAAGGGTCTTGTAGTCGATATTGAGCAAGCTACACGCGCGATCCGAGAATCAGTAATGCTAACAGAGCGTGCGAGCGGCCTGGTAATGGAGTCCGCGTATATCGGAGTTTCGGGAAAGCATATTAGCACGCTCAACAGCCGGGGTGTAGTTGCAACTACACGGAGCGACAGACGAGTAACTGTAGATGATCTTGACCGGGTGCTTGAATCTGCCCGAAACGTAACCATTCCCACTGATCGCCGACTCCTCCACGTCATACCCCGTCAGTACACACTTGATGGGCAAGTGGCAGTCAAAGAGCCCGTGGGAATGCACGGCTTCAGACTGGATGTGGAGACCCATATTGTCACTGCCGCCGCAGCCGCCGTTCAAAATCTCATCAAGAGCGTCCGCGAGGCCGGAGTGGAAATCGAGAATCTTGTTCTCTCCCCGCTGGCTTCTGGCGAAGCAGTGCTCACCGAGGATGAGAAAATGGCCGGCGTTATTCTGGCAGATATTGGAGCGGGCACGACGGATGTGGCCATTTTCAAGGATGGATGCGCCTGGCACTCTGCCATTTTACCGGTAGGCGGCGCTAACATCACCCGGGACATTTCCATTGGGCTGGGCACTCCTAACGACCTGGCCGAAGAGATGAAGAAGAAGTACGGCAATCTGATGACGGCCAATGGCGCCGACCCCTCGGACTACAATCAATTGGATGTCGGCAATCGGCATACGGTCTCCTATCGAGAACTCAACGATATTATCAGATTGCGAGTGGAGGAGATGCTGCGGTTAGTCATGCTGGAAATACCGCGCGGGGAACGGGATATGCTGGCTCCAGCTGGCTTGGTTCTGACAGGAGGCACTGCCAGTATTCCCGGTATAGACAGTTTGGGAAGAGAGGTTCTCGAGATGCCTCACGTTCGTGTGGGACTACCGGGCGGCATAACGGGTATCGTTGATTCGCTGCGTGATCCTGCCTCTGCGACTGCCGTCGGGCTTCTTTACTGGGCAGCAGAGCATGACGCTGGACATGAGTGGAAAATCAAGGAAATCAAATCGCCTTTTGGGACATCGGTCAAGAATGGCACAAAGAAGGTTGGCGACGCTGTCAAGAAGTTTGTTGGTCGGCGATAGATGGCATACATCATAGGATATACGTATAGAAGGAGGGAAAATAATGGCTAAAACTTTGCAGGAAAGTGGCGATCACCTTGCTAGATATCGTGCCAAAATCAAAGTAGTGGGAGTTGGAGGTGGGGGAGGTAATGCATTAAATCGTATGGTTGAGAGTGGTATCAAAGGGGTGGAATTCATCGCGGTGAATACCGATGCTGTAGACCTGCAAGCTTCGCTGGCTCCCACTAAAATCCAGATAGGACCTAAGCTCACCAAAGGGCTAGGCGCCGGTGGGGACAACCAGACAGGTCGCAAAGCAGCCGAAGAGAGTCGGGAAGATATAGCCGCGGCGCTGGACGATACGGATTTGCTTTTCATCACCGCTGGCATGGGTGGCGGCACCGGTACAGGGGCTGCAGCAGTGGTTGCTGAAGTTGCCAAACAGATGGAGATTCTCACCATCGCCATTGTCACCAAGCCTTTCTCCTTTGAGGGATCCGTGCGAGGCGGAAGAGCCGAAGAAGGATTAAACGATCTCATGAAGAACGTCGATACATTGATCAACATCCCCAATGATCGATTGCTGACCGTTTGCGATCACCGGGTGTCGGTATACGATGCATTCATGACAGCCGATGAAGTCCTCATGGGCGGCGTGCAAGCCATAGCCGGCATACTTACCACCCCAGGCGAGATGAATCGTGACTTTGCGGATGTAAAGGCGATAATGAACAAGGCAGGCCAAGCCTGGATGGCGATCGGCAAAGGCAGCGGCCCGAACCGCTCAATCGACGCCGCCAAAGCGGCCGTATCAAGTCCATTGCTTGATGTCTCTATCGAAGGTGCCAAGGGCGTGCTCATGATCATCACAGGGGATGACAGCCTCGGACTACATGAGATGAACGAGGCAGCCGAGATCGTCAGATCATGTGTCGATCCCAATGCAAACATCATTTTTGGCTTGACGCACGATGACACCTTGAAAGACCAGGTAAAACTCACGCTTGTTGCTACCGGATTCTCCTCCGGACGCCAGCTCAGCAAGCAAGACGAAGAAGAAGTCCGCCAGAAGCTGACCGAGCTGAAGGAAGAGGACAAGCTGGATACGCCTACATTCCTGCGTCACCCGTTCCCACAGCACAGGCGGCAGCCTGCTGCTCCACCACAGGGGCAGACGGTAAGACCCGGACAGAAAGCCGACGCGCCGCAGTATGGTGACAGAAAGTTCGCACGAAGGTAGGGAAAAGTCAAACAGGGTATCTGAAGAGAATACGAGAGTGTTGTTCCCATTGACACTGCCTTTAAAAGGGGGAAAGAAGTTACGGCCTCCGAATCCCGGCGCGATTGGGAATTTCGGAGTGATTAAGATTGCCTGAACAGTGAAATCTATCATATTGATATGAGGCCGGCCTCCGCAAAGTGTGTTGAAATGGCGTCTATTTCAACACACTTACCCCTGATTCCGGGAGGATCCTGGCCTTAGAAAAGTGGCGTCCGAGATGGATTTCTCTATTCTGTTGATCCGCATGGTTAGTTTCCGGTTGAGATCAAATTAGAGGATCGAAATATCGATTTGGTAAGGGGGGCAAAAAAATGAGAGATTTTGATCTGGTGAAGCATCATCTCCAGAGTTCGATACTGGCAGCCAGGGCGGAAATACAAGGAAACGAGGAAAAAGCCAGACAGTTGCGTGCGC
Protein-coding sequences here:
- the mraZ gene encoding division/cell wall cluster transcriptional repressor MraZ; protein product: MLSGEYEHRLDQKGRVAIPVKLRKEFPNGLVITRGFDQCIVAYAPEEWQKVSDKLSSLPTTLDKNRRLIRHVIGGAFDIELDGQGRIALPATLRQYAQIKDTVIMSGNRICLEIWSKEVWERDQMLTPEQAHQLAETMELR
- the ftsA gene encoding cell division protein FtsA, encoding MAKTFAAIDVGTSKITSVMATLGDKDTIQILGVGVVPSAGVTKGLVVDIEQATRAIRESVMLTERASGLVMESAYIGVSGKHISTLNSRGVVATTRSDRRVTVDDLDRVLESARNVTIPTDRRLLHVIPRQYTLDGQVAVKEPVGMHGFRLDVETHIVTAAAAAVQNLIKSVREAGVEIENLVLSPLASGEAVLTEDEKMAGVILADIGAGTTDVAIFKDGCAWHSAILPVGGANITRDISIGLGTPNDLAEEMKKKYGNLMTANGADPSDYNQLDVGNRHTVSYRELNDIIRLRVEEMLRLVMLEIPRGERDMLAPAGLVLTGGTASIPGIDSLGREVLEMPHVRVGLPGGITGIVDSLRDPASATAVGLLYWAAEHDAGHEWKIKEIKSPFGTSVKNGTKKVGDAVKKFVGRR
- the ftsZ gene encoding cell division protein FtsZ translates to MAKTLQESGDHLARYRAKIKVVGVGGGGGNALNRMVESGIKGVEFIAVNTDAVDLQASLAPTKIQIGPKLTKGLGAGGDNQTGRKAAEESREDIAAALDDTDLLFITAGMGGGTGTGAAAVVAEVAKQMEILTIAIVTKPFSFEGSVRGGRAEEGLNDLMKNVDTLINIPNDRLLTVCDHRVSVYDAFMTADEVLMGGVQAIAGILTTPGEMNRDFADVKAIMNKAGQAWMAIGKGSGPNRSIDAAKAAVSSPLLDVSIEGAKGVLMIITGDDSLGLHEMNEAAEIVRSCVDPNANIIFGLTHDDTLKDQVKLTLVATGFSSGRQLSKQDEEEVRQKLTELKEEDKLDTPTFLRHPFPQHRRQPAAPPQGQTVRPGQKADAPQYGDRKFARR
- a CDS encoding acyl-CoA dehydratase activase encodes the protein MSLRDNTMPDYEQSRTAERGDLFMGIDVGSVSLNIAVIDERCRLLTSLYERTRGQPVPVLLEAFKKLADPFPCISGVVATGSGRDLIAHILDVAKENEIITQARAVGHFHPDTRTVIEIGGQDSKLIFLDFDKRKGTPVIVDHALNEICAAGTGSFLDQQAYRLGVSIDREFGELALRSERPSIVAGRCSVFAKSDMVHLQQEGTPKHDIVAGLCYALARNYISNLGKGRKFAKPIAFQGGVAANQGVVRAFEDLLELQPGELRIPEHFLIMGAIGSAIMALEKGKSSPMDMRQGIEYLKRHIALTAGESKQGYLKRLVWMGDGLKPAPNDIQSLERPKEKVYLGIDVGAASTNIVVLDINKRLLRKRYLMTEGEPIESVKKGLLDIARGIEGGVEVMGVGVTGSGRYFVGDFVGADVVVNEITAQSRATIEIDKTVDTIFEIGGQDSKYIALKNGSVVDFEMNKVCAAGTGSFLQEQAARLGIRIEEFSDQALAAMRPADLGTRCTVFMESDLIHHQQAGLPRAELIAGLSYSVAFNFIEKVVGNKKIGERIYFQGGVAANKSVAAAFENILGKPVTIPEHFNVTGAIGAALIARQRESQQPSKFVGFDLRGRTYQVQSFECPHCPNHCEVKRALIGGDLESFYGGICDRYEVRRGKEQLKDLPDLFKEREELLLGYCQEDQKGSASVTIGIPRMLMFYEHLPLWSTFFQELGFRVVISDRTNRKLINKGLQQVLAEMCYPVKVAYGHVQDLIEKGVDFVFLPSVIDLQKPADDCDRSYNCPYIQGIPFILKPAFEDQVSILSPTIHIAKGEKDIRQQMRKLGKEFGKNPRDTARAADLGLKAQREFYQKCQQRGREVLQSLSRENEAVVVIGKPYNVHDVGLNLNIPRKLRKMGVLAIPFDMLALDQVSLPLHYANLVWKNEQNLLRAAMLAREHRSLNPILITNYGCGPDAFFMKYLEDTMEGDPCLVLEVDEHSADAGIATRIEAFVDTVNRARAEVKPRDQEDLLLVGPSTRGMGILKPSRAIRELNKTFYLSYVGAHSHIFAAALESVGVEAKVLPQPDERSEELGRRYASSKECHPYQVTTGDLVRMTEMDGFDPDRSAFLMLNFDGSCRLTQYALSQKMVLKRLGLSRIPIIAPRTSSRLDEATRLFGLDWARMIWKGWLAADVLTKKLIHIRPYEVNRGETDRVYESATRQVAAAVVKGNFSQVYRNAVSEMDRIPIRKENRPVVGIVGEFYSCMAPWANNEIIREFESLGAEMRFGPTTTDYLVYFNEVYPDMHFADRRYATALYYYLRRYWHVHWQRKIEEGLGDDLFDCRIPTVKQRKERAAPYISSEIDPVATVNLDKAKGYASQGCSGMANLIVLNCLYGGLCTAAYKNIQREHHNFPVLTMIYDGLKHTNEKTRIEAFVYQVKAYQERHSL